The DNA window TCTTCTGCTAGGTTACCGTCCCTGTGGCGTCTACAGCACCATGGTGGACATTGCTGTGAAAAGTGACGCTGCTTGGGTCTGTCATACTCAAGGAGGTCACCTGGTTGATGTCCTGCTTCCTGTTCACGTCAGTGACAAAGAGGACATTAGTCAGTTAGAGGGGGACAAGACAAACTGGTAAGACTGTGTAACGAGGGTAAATTAGCCTGAGTACTGTTTTCAAACAGAAGCAGCATAATTGGTGATTGAATTTTCCACTTTTAAACGAACGCCATCCtaatcatacatttttttcttcaaagcGGCAGGCCAGTGCTGCTGGAGCAGACACAGGAAGGGTCTCCTTGTGTCCTGACGCTGCACTGCAGCTCCAGTTCCCCTTGTGCCATCAGTCACTTGTTGGTCATTAGCGAAGCTCGAACCATAGAGGTGTACGATCAGACGGGAGAATATTGCGGGACGGTACGGGGAGAGAGGGATGACAGTGTCCTGACAGACAGGTATATGCATTTGGTTTTCTTGCCTTTAGGCATCAGCCATTGGTTctagatttagatttagacCGATGTCACTAAATTAATTTGTGACATCATGGAACAAAATGGAACAGGAGCTGGTGATGATGGAGCTGATAACACCGACCTTTAAGAGCATGTGAAGATAAAACACATACCAGGGTGAAATGTCTGATGGGATGTTGCAGCAGCGTCTGCTCGGTTCTCTTTGCAGTGATGACAGAGGACCTTTCTACAGGAAACAGGTGACCCTGGAGCATCCATCCTCAGCCTGTGAAGTGAAGGTGAGGTCCGTCTTAACAAATTAGTTGGGATATTAGTGTGATCTTTAAGGTGTAGAAATGTAGTTGAGGCTTGGTGTCATCTTTTATTCAATTCACTTATGTTTTGACTAAGAGACATCTACTAATTTTTGGTCTTGGAATGTGTAAACTGAAATAGAATAGATTTTTGTTTCACAGAAACtatttttacaaagtttttgttttgcctttcagCTGCTCTCTCTTGCTGGTAGAAGCAGTGTTTTGGTGAGTCAAGTCATCGTGGGTCTTCAGCCGCAGCAGCGCAGCTCAGCCCAGGGTCCCAGTATCGACATGCAGCAGGTGCAGTGTCTGGTGGAGGAGTTGGAAACGAGCCTCTCGCCGGGAGCCCAGAATCTCATGGAAATGGTCCATTTCCAGCAGAAGGTGGGAGTAATAGCGTAGTAGGTTATGTGTTGCCTTTATCAACCTCTGCAGGTGATCAGGGGCATTTACAGCAACCAGTTCAGAGACAATTCAGAGAGATTAtctcagatgtttttttcttctgtggtaCCGATTGCTTTACCGTTTTTCTCTAATCAAGTTCCAAAGTTGGCTAAAGTGTCTATAGTCTTGCATGTGCTTCTCTTCAGAACCTTCAGACCAGCTCTCTGGGTTGTTTCCTTCCACTCCTCATGGGCAGAGGAGCTTTCTCTCCCCAGACTACAAAACGCAATATCTTCTCAGAAGCCATCAGCAACCAGTCCCAACCTACAGACTCCAAGGTATTTGTGCTGCTGGTTAGTTTCTAGAAGCATCATGTGATTCCACAGCTAGAGCTCAAACATGAATAAAGATATTGCATTTTTAGACCAGTGAAGTAGATGTTGAGATTTTATTCTGAATGCTattaatcatttaataatacaaaTGGAGAGTAGAAGTGAATGTTAAAGccaaacaaaaaatgcattaaacaaGATGACGAATTCAAACACATATAGAGTTTTACACATAGAGTTTCAAAGAGTCTTGTTTCTGTGTTAAGCCTTTAGCCGAAACCAACAGGCCTGCCGACAAAAGTCCACCAACTCAGAACGGAACAGAGTCAGAGGGCTCCAGCTTCTGCTCCTCAGACCTGCTACAGTCTGATGTCAACACTACAAACACAGGTAAGCATCATCCTCTCTGTCAGGTGAACACCAAGGAGCAAAATCTGGGAAATTATTTTCCAACTTCATGTTGAAACATATTATCTGTTTTAAAATTGACTCCAGATTAGGCAAAATTAGAGAAAACATTTATGAGTGTGAGTTTGCAAAATGTTTGTGATTCTATACTGTTGATGTGGATAAAAAACGCCTCCCATCTCCAGCAAGCAGCGAGAGCAGAGGACCAGTAAACCACGCTCAGCTATCAAAGATGATGTCACACTTCCTGACTGTTCAAGGACAAGGCCCGGCGGTGACCTCCGACCATGAGCTTCTGCCCATGCTCCAGAGCCTCTGTGGCCAGGTGACGCAGCTGAGACTGGATGATGC is part of the Channa argus isolate prfri chromosome 20, Channa argus male v1.0, whole genome shotgun sequence genome and encodes:
- the c20h10orf88 gene encoding ATPase PAAT, with translation MVDIAVKSDAAWVCHTQGGHLVDVLLPVHVSDKEDISQLEGDKTNCGRPVLLEQTQEGSPCVLTLHCSSSSPCAISHLLVISEARTIEVYDQTGEYCGTVRGERDDSVLTDSDDRGPFYRKQVTLEHPSSACEVKLLSLAGRSSVLVSQVIVGLQPQQRSSAQGPSIDMQQVQCLVEELETSLSPGAQNLMEMVHFQQKNLQTSSLGCFLPLLMGRGAFSPQTTKRNIFSEAISNQSQPTDSKPLAETNRPADKSPPTQNGTESEGSSFCSSDLLQSDVNTTNTASSESRGPVNHAQLSKMMSHFLTVQGQGPAVTSDHELLPMLQSLCGQVTQLRLDDAAEAAEKEKKMRNGTWELDSTMERRLEEMERRLKEHVDRRLDALEQKLEKALLSALPLVALNQGAMSSSAFGAASTGPAEQTAQTPAMH